In Entomomonas moraniae, one DNA window encodes the following:
- a CDS encoding SPFH domain-containing protein, with protein MKPLLSKCTKLKWPLITIAVLGAIGYGVYKKPPFTTVHSNELGIRTNLLTGNTTQFKQGSAIVIPGINSFKRISLKDRVLQPKAIASSASKEALQSLEGLSIGANVIIRYNVNETNLLNTYASIPDNDKQVVESAFYGIAYKIFSKYTVREIFSSKRDEITETLENSLKPLLAHDGLALKSIQLGSIDLPSDYRKGMDSLLAEELASEKMRYTIELQKKKLQAKELEAESEKQRREIAAQAEAKTQIIAAQAQEEAMKHIIPFKQRQIEQRKLEAEADTAARIQEAQGNAKARIIEADGEASARKKLAESDAYRIEQIGKANANQMAKEGELISKHPGLIQKAMVDKLSDKIQVIIAPPSTSGFVGDNLLGNGSRD; from the coding sequence ATGAAACCTTTACTATCAAAATGCACAAAATTGAAATGGCCTTTAATTACAATCGCTGTATTAGGTGCTATTGGTTATGGTGTGTATAAGAAGCCGCCGTTTACAACAGTTCACAGTAATGAGTTAGGTATTCGTACCAATCTTTTAACAGGTAATACAACTCAATTTAAACAAGGTAGCGCTATTGTCATACCAGGCATTAATAGTTTTAAGCGCATATCCTTAAAAGACCGAGTACTACAACCTAAAGCCATTGCATCATCGGCTAGTAAAGAGGCATTACAATCTCTTGAAGGGCTTTCAATCGGTGCTAATGTCATTATTCGCTATAATGTTAACGAAACCAACCTGCTCAACACTTATGCTTCTATCCCAGATAATGACAAGCAAGTGGTTGAATCCGCTTTTTATGGTATTGCCTATAAAATCTTTTCTAAATACACCGTCAGAGAAATTTTTTCGAGTAAGCGTGATGAAATTACAGAAACCCTTGAAAACTCACTCAAACCACTATTAGCACATGATGGATTAGCTCTTAAAAGTATTCAGCTAGGCAGTATTGATTTACCTTCTGATTATCGCAAAGGGATGGATTCTCTGTTAGCTGAAGAGCTAGCTTCTGAAAAAATGCGCTATACCATTGAGTTGCAAAAAAAGAAACTACAGGCTAAAGAGTTAGAAGCTGAATCAGAAAAACAACGTAGAGAAATTGCAGCTCAAGCAGAAGCAAAAACACAAATCATTGCAGCGCAAGCACAAGAAGAGGCAATGAAACACATTATTCCATTCAAACAACGCCAAATTGAACAACGCAAGCTAGAAGCTGAAGCCGATACCGCCGCACGTATTCAAGAAGCACAAGGAAATGCTAAAGCACGCATTATCGAAGCAGATGGCGAAGCTTCTGCTAGGAAGAAATTGGCTGAATCTGATGCCTATCGCATAGAACAAATCGGTAAAGCAAATGCGAACCAAATGGCTAAAGAGGGAGAGTTAATCTCCAAACATCCAGGACTTATACAAAAAGCAATGGTTGATAAATTATCTGACAAAATACAGGTCATTATTGCACCCCCTTCAACATCTGGCTTTGTGGGTGATAACTTACTCGGTAATGGTTCACGTGACTAA